GCGTGAGAATCGAGCTAAATGACCTTTAAGCTGTTGCCGTTTTCTGGCTTTAAATCAAACTTATTGCTCAAGTTTAAAATGCAACCAATCACAACTCTGTAGATTCAACAGCCTGCCCTTCCATGCAGTCCTCGAAGCTTTCTACCCCTTCAACGATACCATCATAACTGTTAACGTTTTGCCCCGAAAAATACAGTTCTTCATCCCAATACGCACACACTTCTTCTTCAAAAGAGCTCCATACTCTTATGGTGTTGCCGTTATCATCGGTTAATCCACTGTAGATCTTACCGGTTTCTGTAAATAACACATAAGGAAAGCCCGAGTAAGGCTGATCATAGTCATCTACTACCGTAAACGCTAAATTATTTTTAAAAATATCGTATTTTTTAGGTGTCTCACTGACTTGTTTTGACGCTATTTTATTTTTAGTGGCTTGTTTTAAAGTAGTTTCTTGTTGTGTTGCTGCGTTAGGTGAAACATGCAATAGCTGCGTGCAGCCAGCAGTTAAGCAGAGGCTAAAAATAAGAATGAATCGCTTCATTGACTGTCCTGTTAGTTATTAAAGGCTTTAGATTTTGACAAAAGTCAGAACAGCTTAACGTTCTCCAGACTCATGTAATAGCTTACACTGATTAAAACTAACGGTTATAACAAGAAATAAACTCTCTTATCGCCCAACCCCAATAGCGATACTCGCCTTTATAGTTGCCTTCTAAATACACCCACACCCGACCTTTATTGTCATAACTAGAATTAGTAATCAACACTTCGCGACCATTACGTAACTGATTAATGACCTTGCCATTAGGTGCATTACGAATATTTAACGGCGTACCCGTAGGATCCGTTACCTTGCAAACAGTCGCTGCTTGCGCTAATGAGGTGCCCGCAATAAATGTTGTTAACGCTAAAATCATATTACAAGTCAGTTTTTTCATAGTAGACCTTGGTAAATTTAAAGGGTTAATAGAATATTTATAAGTGTTGATAATAAGATAATCATTTTATTTTAGACTAATTTAATATGATATTTAAGTAAAAAACAACAAAAAGAGCCAGACACTTAAGTATCTGGCTCTTTTTTATTTCACTTTTGAATAATCGGCTATGGTTTTGAGGGTTACTCAAACGCGCTTAACTTATTTTTTCTTCCAAGTTTGGCTGCGTGAGAATGGACCTAAATGACCTTTTAGCTTTAAGCTGTTGCCGCTTAATTCAGCGGTCAAACGGTAAGTTTTGCCGTTTTCTGGGTCAGTGATTTTACCGCCGCTGTATTTGCCGCCGCCATCAGCTTTTAAGCCTGAGATAACAGTACGACCAACGAATTTTTTGCCTTCTGGGCGAACGGTAGATAGGATTTTACCAGTTAGCGTACCGCCAGACTCTGTAATTTTAACAACTGCTTTTGGCTCGCCGTCGTCATAAGTCTGCCAAGTAGTATTGGCTAATGGATCTGCGGCCATTGCTACAGTGGCAAGACCTAAAGCTGATAGTGCTAGAACTGATTGGTTAAGTAATTTCATGATGCGATTCCTTTCGAAAGGTTAACTAGAATGCTTGTACTGTTTATAAGATACGATTTATAGAATCTAATACTTATAACCACAAGGTACTTAGGATAGTAATCTATTTAGCCCTTATGAAAGGAGCTATGTTCAATGTCACTGTATTCAATGTTAGCGTGTTTGGCTAACTCAATGTGTAACGATGAACCCTAAGATTGTGTTAAAAATAACTTATATTTTAATAAGTTACAAGTATTTTAATAAACGACAAGTCAGTTTTTTTAATTGTTAATCAAGAATAAGTGTTGATCCTTGACTGCCATAACTTGATTATAAGGGTTAATTGATAAAAAAAAAGGTTTAATTTGATGAAGTATTACTACAGTCTTATTTAATCGTAAGAGTTATGAAAACGGGTTGTCTACCATCTTACTGGTTTGCGTCTGTTCGCTTACATTAACCCCTTTTGTTACCGCTTTATCAAGGGTTCCATTAGATTGTGCACTCTGCAACTCGTCAACAATGGCATTAAATACGTGTTGTAGCTTTAATGCCTGCTCCAGCCCTTTTTCATTTTTATAGATATCAATATCACCATAAACAATCACTTTATCAGTTTGGTTCTCAAACACCAGCTCACCGATTTGCATGCTTTGATGGTCGTTTTTGTAAGGCGCAAATGCCATTGTTTCGGGGTGCTGCTCGCTATCTTGCGACAGTTGCGCATCATTTTCATGATCAGATTGAGTCATAATAAACGCATCCTTAGTTATTATTGTCTGTATAAAATAGGGCCTGCTGCTAACCGTACTGAGTAAAACTGCTAAATAAAAGGTTCTAAACAAAACTGAGTTTATTATTAACGAAAATTACTACTTTGACAAAAAGTTATTCACAAACCAGCGTAAAATCTCAATTAATATAAGATACCACAACGGTTCATCATCCTGCCCATTGGATTGAGTGGTGTTATTACTGTCCGGATGACTTTTGCCTGATGGATAATGACGTGTCACCTCAGGCATCTCATCAATACTGGTCGCCAACACCATAGTGCCGGCCTTTGCTTCCGGTGAAATACCTGGAAAAGCATCGATACCAGAGCGCAATGCCAACTCATCAACACTGATAACTTCAACACGATCGCTGTCATCATTGGGGGCGTAATAGACCCCAGCTTCGCCAGTTTGCGGTACATACACTGCTTTAAACACATGGCTTGGCACTAACACGCGCCCGTTTAATTGAGTGACCTTTCGCCCCTTGAACGCCACGCCAGTGACGACATAGGCCTCGCCATACTGCTTGGTCAAATAGCGGGTGACCGACTCAATATTACGCCAACTGTAGCGGTTATTCCGAGGGTCTTGCGGGACAATATTGGCCAAGCTAAAGCTGTCATATTGCTGCTGCTTATTGGCCATATCACCATTGGGTGCAAGATGGCCCCTGTCATAGCCTGAGCCCTTATAGTCAGAAAGCTCAGCACGCATCGACTCAGGTACTCTACTCTCGCTATGAAAGCTGTCCTCTCTGGGAATCTCTTCTGCCTGTAACAGTCGGTCTCGAGTCAAATGCTCCGCTGACCATAACGGCGTGCGTGACAGCCCAGAGTACATGGTCGCAAAGCCATTAAAGCAAAGCGGCACGCTTTTAGTTAGTAGTTTGGTATCGACATAATCCGGTGCCGTGCCAGCATAGAAGTTGTGGGCACATTGACTGAAATCTGCGCCCAACGCACTGACCGATAATAAGCAAATGCCCGCCAGCAAACTCAAAGAGCGCAATGCTTTGATGCCAACATTGCTTGGTCTATCAGTTAGATTGCGCTGTGTTCGTTTATTATTTACCGATCCAATAGCAGTCTGTGTTTGCGCCACTTGGTACTGCTTAACCTGACTGCGCCGAAACCCTGTAACCTGAGACCACTGATTGTATTTTTGGTCACTTTTATTTACCACTATTACCGCCTTACTGTGACTGATCTTTATTACTTAAATCTAAATTGCTCAAATCTAAGCCAAATGCCTGTTGTAAGCCATGACTAAGCTAAGTCGCCTAAGCCAAGTAGCTATCTCTAAATCAAGCAACCATCTCTAAGCCAAACACCGAGCATGACTTGTGCTTATTAATAGGGTTAACAAAGGGCTGACAACTGGGACTAATGCATGCACGTTGACAAAATAGGCTCATGCTAGCAATGTCATTCACCCCTGTAAAGCACTTAGCGGAATAATACGACAATAAGTGACGCTCAGCAGTAATGTTCTAGCGAATGGTGACAAACTGCCTGCCTTTGAGTATACTATACGCCTTTATTGGTGAAGTGGCCGAGTGGCTGAAGGCGCACGCCTGGAAAGTGTGTATACGTTAATAGCGTATCGAGGGTTCGAATCCCTCCTTCACCGCCATTATTATTTTTACTGACTTTTAGTTTAATAAGTTTTATCTGGGCCTCACTGGCCTTTTTTTGTGCCTGATGTTTAGCGGCTGTTATTTAATAATTACCGCCTAAAAACAAGCCTGCTCTATCCCCTTTTCGCAAGCCTTATCAAAATAGCTTTTTGCTAAATCTTGGTCTTCAGCAACGCCATTACCATGGGCATAGACCACACCTAAGTTATAGTAGGCTGGTGCAAACTCCTGCTGCGCTGCTTGTTGATACCAGTCAATGGCCTTAGCAAAATCCTGCTCAACACCGGTGCCGTTATAATAAAAATTACCTAAGTTATATTGCGCCTGCGCATGCCCTTGTGACGCAGCCTTTTGATACCAATGGGCAGCCTTAACCGCGTCTTGAGCCACACCGCTACCACTATCATAGATAGCAGCTACCGTAAATTGAGCTCGGGCATCGCCTTGTTCAGCCGCTTGGGTATACCAGTGCAAAGCTTGGGTGTAATCTTGCTCGACACCTCGACCATTTTCATATAACACACCTAGGTTATTTTGCGCCATAGCATGACCTTGATTCGCTGCTTTGGCATACCAGTCAAGCTAATATCACACCCTCCCTACTTATCTACCCTCAAGCCTTAGTTATTATTGGCTATTTGGTTATTAAACATCTTATCACTAGAGCCTGCTCTCACATTTTATGTTTGTTTTATTTCTACCATGATTTTTTCAAGATAAGTAGTGTCCCTAGACTCTACTCTTTACTGTGGTACTTAGCAGCTTCGTCAATATAGCCTGTTATATAAACTATCTAAGCAAACTACTCTAAAGATATTTATTACTTAAATACCACAAAAAAAACACAACAAATGTTGACTGAGTTTTGAAATCTATTGGATAATATCGCTGTAAGAAGAATTCCACTTAATCTTTGTGGGTTTATTTGTTTTTGCTTTCGGAGCAATAAGCCATGCTTAACAAATCATTTGTCGTTCTACCTTTAGTCTCTATGGTCTCAGTTTTAACAGCTTGTAGTAGTGGTGGTAGCCATAGCCGTATTGATAAGATCTTAGATGTACCGTTAGCCTCTAAAACTTTGGACACAAATGGCTTAGTAACCAACGCTAAGTCAGATAATAACGGTGTTCCATGGATTGTTAAAAATCAATTGAATGGTAATGATAAAGAGTTCGATATCGAAGATTATGAAATTACCATCGATAATAAAACTTATAAGAAAGGCGATAAGATTGACTTAAAAGACTTAGGTGCTAATCCTGGAATAGCCCCAACTGTTACTATTACCGATATTCAAGAAAATTTTAATGTTATAGACAAAAATGGCAAAAAACTCGGTAATATTGAAACCAATCGTAAAGCTTATTTGTACCAGCAACAACATTCTATTATTGGATCGCTTGGTTCTATCAGCCATAAAGTGAATGGTGAAGATTTTAACTTTGCTTCTTGTGATAAAAATTGTGACACGCCTTTATTTATGGGTGAATCTACAAAAAATCTGCCCAATGCAGGACGTGCAAATTATAAAGGTGTGGCTTGGACGACCAAAACCAATGGTGAAGCACCTTATACCCTTGGTAGTTTAGACTATACAGTTGATTTTGAGGCTAAAAACGGATCTGGAAATATTAAGTTTTCTGGTAAAGACAACGATATTCGATTAGAAAGCTCAAAAATTGAAGCATTATCTGGACAAAATAAGAATGCTCTTGATGGTTCTGCTATGCCAGGTCATGGTATTTCTGGAAAAGCAATTCAAGGTGATAGCAAAGGTCAATATGATTTGAGATTCTTTGGGCCATCTGCTGAAGAAGTCGCCGGTTACGTTGATATAGAAGGTACTGATAAAAATGTTGACGTTGGATTTAGTGGTGTAAAAGACGCTAAATAGCTTTACGAAGGCTTTAGGACATTAATATAGTCTGGAATACTACTGACAATTTATCAGTCAAATAAAAAGCCATCTGCTTTTGATACAGCAGATGGCTTTTATTCTGTCTTTTGCTAATTTAAGGTGTGTGATGTCTACATATAGATATGCATTGATAGCCTGTTGTATAAGCAGTACCTTCGGCATTACTGCTCGAGCTGTCGCCAATGTGCAAGTGATTACTAATGATAATTTTGCTATCGCAGACACACTGTCTGACAAAGAACCTATCTCTTTTAATACCCCATTCGAAATTAATTTACCTGTCAAGCCTATCAAACCTGATGCTGATTCTATTGATGAGGTAATCAGCAGTACCACTCAATCATTACCCTCTCAGCGCTCTAATGATGATTCTAAAATAACCGACGCAGATTCTAATAAGACAACACTTACTGAGCAATACTCACAACAAAATAACCTGTTGGTTTTGGAAGACGCCATCAATGACGCTATAAAAAGCAGACAATGGCAAGCGCTTCAACACTTACTGCCCGCATATAAGCAGCAGCCCGATCATGACTTATTATTATATTACTATGCTTTAGGTGGTATTTATCGCTCTCAGAATCGTCATAAAGAGGCCATTGCAGCATATCAAACCATTATTGATGCTGAGCCTGAGTTGGTATATCCACGTTTTGACTTGGGTGTTATGCTATTTGAGAATAAACAGTATCAACAAGCTGAGTATGAGATACAAAGAGCTCGTTCTGGCTTAGACTCTCAAATGCAGCAACTAGCAGACTCCTATTTAGAGTAT
Above is a window of Psychrobacter sp. FDAARGOS_221 DNA encoding:
- a CDS encoding peptide-binding protein, with the translated sequence MKKLTCNMILALTTFIAGTSLAQAATVCKVTDPTGTPLNIRNAPNGKVINQLRNGREVLITNSSYDNKGRVWVYLEGNYKGEYRYWGWAIREFISCYNR
- a CDS encoding DUF2147 domain-containing protein, producing the protein MKLLNQSVLALSALGLATVAMAADPLANTTWQTYDDGEPKAVVKITESGGTLTGKILSTVRPEGKKFVGRTVISGLKADGGGKYSGGKITDPENGKTYRLTAELSGNSLKLKGHLGPFSRSQTWKKK
- a CDS encoding DNA/RNA non-specific endonuclease translates to MVNKSDQKYNQWSQVTGFRRSQVKQYQVAQTQTAIGSVNNKRTQRNLTDRPSNVGIKALRSLSLLAGICLLSVSALGADFSQCAHNFYAGTAPDYVDTKLLTKSVPLCFNGFATMYSGLSRTPLWSAEHLTRDRLLQAEEIPREDSFHSESRVPESMRAELSDYKGSGYDRGHLAPNGDMANKQQQYDSFSLANIVPQDPRNNRYSWRNIESVTRYLTKQYGEAYVVTGVAFKGRKVTQLNGRVLVPSHVFKAVYVPQTGEAGVYYAPNDDSDRVEVISVDELALRSGIDAFPGISPEAKAGTMVLATSIDEMPEVTRHYPSGKSHPDSNNTTQSNGQDDEPLWYLILIEILRWFVNNFLSK
- a CDS encoding tetratricopeptide repeat protein — its product is MAQNNLGVLYENGRGVEQDYTQALHWYTQAAEQGDARAQFTVAAIYDSGSGVAQDAVKAAHWYQKAASQGHAQAQYNLGNFYYNGTGVEQDFAKAIDWYQQAAQQEFAPAYYNLGVVYAHGNGVAEDQDLAKSYFDKACEKGIEQACF
- a CDS encoding Slam-dependent surface lipoprotein, producing the protein MLNKSFVVLPLVSMVSVLTACSSGGSHSRIDKILDVPLASKTLDTNGLVTNAKSDNNGVPWIVKNQLNGNDKEFDIEDYEITIDNKTYKKGDKIDLKDLGANPGIAPTVTITDIQENFNVIDKNGKKLGNIETNRKAYLYQQQHSIIGSLGSISHKVNGEDFNFASCDKNCDTPLFMGESTKNLPNAGRANYKGVAWTTKTNGEAPYTLGSLDYTVDFEAKNGSGNIKFSGKDNDIRLESSKIEALSGQNKNALDGSAMPGHGISGKAIQGDSKGQYDLRFFGPSAEEVAGYVDIEGTDKNVDVGFSGVKDAK